The following proteins are co-located in the Manihot esculenta cultivar AM560-2 chromosome 7, M.esculenta_v8, whole genome shotgun sequence genome:
- the LOC110619495 gene encoding probable E3 ubiquitin-protein ligase RHC2A: MSSPTASYWCYRCSRFVRAWRQQAPDDRITCPDCETGFIEEFEIQEDISNRRFPPPSSSAAASAAMLMVGALPSTDQNNPVRRTRRNTGDRSPINPVIVLRGGSVGGGEGTSENESSGRGFELYYDDGSGSGLRPLPPSMSEFFLGSGFERLLDQISQIEINGLGRYEHPPASKFAIESMPTVIISEGHTAIELHCAVCKEPFELESEGREMPCKHIYHSDCILPWLSLRNSCPVCRHELPGDDESSNDQVFGEINNDNEESAVGLTIWRLPGGGYAVGRFTGARSGMRELPVVYTEMDGGFNNGGLPRRISWESRGGGRGRENGGGGRRGSWVGLGRALRHLFTCFGGGITGESSNLDSRIRRGRSRSYWLFNSTSSPRRRRVWDVEVSVGRRRR; encoded by the coding sequence ATGTCATCTCCGACTGCGTCGTATTGGTGCTACCGGTGCAGCCGTTTCGTTCGAGCATGGAGGCAGCAGGCGCCCGACGACAGAATCACCTGTCCAGACTGCGAAACCGGGTTCATCGAAGAGTTCGAGATCCAAGAAGACATTTCTAACCGGAGATTTCCTCCGCCGTCTTCTTCTGCCGCGGCCTCCGCCGCTATGCTAATGGTAGGTGCTCTTCCGTCGACAGATCAAAATAATCCTGTTCGTAGAACTCGCAGAAACACCGGTGACCGCTCCCCTATTAACCCCGTTATCGTGCTTCGTGGAGGAAGCGTCGGTGGTGGAGAAGGAACAAGTGAGAATGAGAGCAGTGGACGCGGATTcgagttgtattatgatgatgGAAGTGGGTCTGGGTTGAGACCGTTGCCGCCGAGCATGTCGGAATTTTTTCTGGGATCTGGGTTTGAAAGATTATTGGATCAGATATCGCAGATTGAAATTAATGGGCTAGGCAGATACGAGCATCCGCCGGCTTCGAAATTTGCGATTGAGTCCATGCCGACAGTAATCATCAGCGAGGGGCACACCGCCATAGAGTTGCACTGTGCGGTGTGTAAGGAGCCCTTCGAATTGGAATCGGAGGGGCGGGAAATGCCTTGTAAGCACATATATCATTCCGATTGCATACTTCCATGGCTTTCACTTCGAAATTCGTGCCCAGTTTGCCGGCACGAGTTGCCTGGAGATGATGAATCGAGCAACGATCAGGTCTTTGGGGAGATTAACAATGATAATGAGGAGTCGGCTGTGGGATTGACGATATGGAGGTTGCCGGGAGGTGGGTATGCAGTGGGGAGATTTACGGGAGCAAGAAGTGGGATGAGAGAGCTGCCTGTAGTTTATACTGAGATGGATGGCGGGTTTAATAATGGGGGTTTGCCGAGGAGGATATCATGGGAGTCAAGAGGAGGGGGCAGAGGGAGAGAGAACGGAGGCGGCGGCCGCCGCGGTAGTTGGGTTGGCTTGGGTCGGGCTTTAAGGCATTTGTTTACTTGTTTTGGTGGTGGGATTACTGGAGAGAGCTCAAATTTAGATTCGAGAATTAGGAGGGGAAGGAGTAGGTCTTATTGGCTTTTTAATAGCACTTCTTCTCCAAGGAGGAGAAGAGTCTGGGATGTGGAGGTTAGTGTTGGAAGAAGGAGAAGGTGA
- the LOC110619174 gene encoding glycerol-3-phosphate acyltransferase 5, protein MEFSVVSELEGTLLKDPDPFSYFMLVAFEASGLLRFALLLILWPVIRLLDMLGVGDFGLKIMIFVATAGVRESEIKSVARAVLPKFFMDDINMEAWKVFSSYDKRVAVTKMPSILVERFLKEHLRADEVVGSELVVNRFGFATGFIRCVHVDSYISSRVAKLFMDEKPTLGLGRTASGSPFLSLCKEQMHPPFIINHKQHDHQLIRPLPVIFHDGRLVKRPTPFTALLIILWIPLGIILALMRIVVGMMLPMWAKPYLARLFGGKVIVKGKPPPPASDGKSGFLFVCTHRTLMDPVVLSTVLRRKIPAVTYSISRLSEILSPIPTVRLTRIREVDAEKIKRALAKGDLVVCPEGTTCREPFLLRFSALFAELTDRIVPVAMNYRVGFFHATTARGWKALDPIFFFMNPRPVYEVTFLNQLPMEATCSSGKSPHDVANYVQRILAATLGFECTNFTRKDKYRVLAGNDGTVSYTSLLDQMKKVVSPFKPFFL, encoded by the exons ATGGAGTTTTCTGTTGTTTCAGAGCTTGAAGGAACTCTTCTCAAAGACCCTGATCCTTTCTCTTACTTCATGTTGGTAGCATTCGAAGCTTCGGGTTTGCTTCGTTTTGCATTGTTGTTGATTTTATGGCCTGTCATTCGCTTGCTAGACATGTTAGGGGTGGGAGACTTTGGCTTAAAGATAATGATCTTTGTTGCCACCGCCGGTGTTCGTGAATCGGAGATTAAATCGGTGGCAAGAGCAGTTCTGCCGAAGTTTTTTATGGATGATATTAATATGGAGGCATGGAAAGTGTTTAGCTCTTATGATAAAAGAGTTGCAGTGACTAAAATGCCTAGTATTTTGGTCGAGAGGTTTTTGAAGGAACATTTGCGAGCTGATGAAGTTGTTGGAAGTGAACTTGTGGTGAATAGATTTGGATTCGCTACAGGTTTTATAAGATGTGTTCATGTTGATTCTTATATTTCAAGTAGAGTTGCTAAGCTGTTTATGGATGAAAAACCCACTTTAGGATTAGGAAGGACTGCTTCAGGTTCTCCATTCTTGTCTCTTTGCAAG GAACAAATGCACCCACCATTCATCATCAACCACAAGCAACATGATCACCAGCTAATCCGCCCTCTCCCGGTGATCTTCCATGACGGCCGCCTCGTCAAGCGCCCAACACCGTTCACTGCTCTGCTAATAATCCTCTGGATTCCACTAGGAATTATTCTTGCATTAATGAGGATTGTAGTGGGAATGATGTTGCCAATGTGGGCTAAACCCTACTTAGCCCGATTATTTGGAGGCAAAGTCATAGTCAAAGGCAAACCACCACCGCCAGCTTCCGACGGCAAAAGTGGTTTTCTATTCGTGTGCACTCATCGAACGCTAATGGACCCTGTGGTCTTATCCACAGTGCTCAGACGAAAAATCCCAGCAGTAACATACTCCATCTCTCGATTATCAGAGATCTTATCACCAATCCCCACCGTCAGATTGACAAGAATCCGAGAAGTGGACGCCGAGAAAATCAAACGGGCATTAGCTAAAGGAGATCTTGTAGTCTGTCCAGAGGGCACAACGTGTAGAGAACCATTTCTATTGAGATTTAGTGCACTTTTTGCAGAATTAACAGACAGAATAGTTCCAGTGGCGATGAATTACAGAGTAGGGTTTTTTCATGCAACTACAGCAAGAGGATGGAAAGCTTTGGACCCAATCTTCTTCTTCATGAACCCTAGACCAGTATATGAAGTGACATTCTTGAATCAGCTGCCAATGGAGGCTACATGCTCGTCAGGGAAGAGCCCACATGACGTAGCTAATTATGTGCAGAGAATCTTAGCAGCTACGTTAGGGTTTGAATGCACAAATTTTACGAGGAAAGATAAGTACAGGGTTCTTGCAGGGAATGATGGAACGGTGTCGTATACTTCTCTTCTTGATCAGATGAAGAAGGTGGTGAGCCCCTTCAAGCCcttttttctctaa
- the LOC110619662 gene encoding thaumatin-like protein, which translates to MPTSSYLLLHFFFFFFFLFISLFSADGTELIIVNNCKETIWPGILGSAGHETPREGGFELSSGEQTVLQVPEQWSGRIWPRQGCCFDENTGKGSCQTGDCGGFLQCGGIGGVPPASIVEMTLGTSNSDLHYYDVSLVDGFNIPVSMVPIGGGEGCGVAACEADLNVCCPEALVVKRQGKVVGCKSACLATKTDRYCCTGEFADPNSCKPTIFAHLFKAICPRAYSFAYDDASALKTCKAPRYVVTFCPPDN; encoded by the exons ATGCCAACTTCCTCTTATCTCCTCctccacttcttcttcttcttcttcttccttttcatcTCCTTATTCTCTGCAG ATGGAACTGAACTCATTATAGTAAACAATTGCAAGGAAACCATATGGCCTGGAATCCTCGGCTCTGCAGGCCATGAAACTCCTAGAGAAGGCGGTTTCGAACTCTCCAGTGGCGAGCAAACAGTTCTCCAAGTCCCTGAGCAATGGTCAGGCAGAATCTGGCCAAGACAAGGCTGTTGTTTCGATGAAAACACAGGCAAAGGCTCTTGCCAGACGGGAGACTGTGGAGGCTTTTTACAATGTGGAGGCATCGGTGGTGTTCCTCCAGCATCTATAGTGGAAATGACACTTGGGACTTCAAATTCTGACTTGCATTATTATGATGTGAGTTTGGTTGATGGGTTTAATATCCCAGTTTCTATGGTGCCTATAGGCGGTGGTGAAGGGTGTGGAGTCGCCGCCTGCGAGGCTGATTTGAATGTGTGTTGCCCTGAAGCATTGGTTGTGAAGAGACAAGGGAAGGTGGTGGGTTGCAAAAGTGCTTGTTTGGCTACTAAGACTGATAGATATTGCTGTACTGGGGAGTTTGCAGATCCTAACAGTTGCAAGCCTACCATTTTTGCTCATCTTTTTAAGGCAATTTGCCCTAGGGCTTATAGTTTTGCGTATGATGATGCTTCAGCTCTTAAGACTTGTAAGGCTCCTCGCTATGTTGTTACCTTCTGCCCTCCTGATAATTGA
- the LOC110618424 gene encoding AT-hook motif nuclear-localized protein 15 — protein sequence MANRWWTGNFAMRDVDAISPAPSLHLRNLEEDGAGTASTATSTRTRNQDKEEQEDSKDYNHQESEDLNAAIGPIEPGNGSSSRRPRGRPPGSKNRPKPPVVITKESSSCLCSHVLEIGSGSDITESIATFAQRRHRGVSILSGSGIVTNVTLGQPAVPSGVINLHGRFEILSLSGSFLPAPSPPGATRLTVYLAGEQGQVVGGTVAGALVAAGPVMVIAATFSNATFERLPLEEQEHEGSQLQQQVNSGTNNNSNTTADGSGESSQPAAGEHDSMAVYNLPPNLMLNGQIPHDVFWSPPPS from the coding sequence ATGGCGAATCGCTGGTGGACTGGAAATTTTGCCATGAGAGATGTCGACGCAATATCCCCAGCTCCATCTCTTCACCTGAGAAACCTAGAGGAAGACGGTGCTGGGACCGCCTCCACCGCTACCTCCACCCGGACTCGGAACCAAGACAAGGAAGAACAGGAAGACAGCAAAGACTACAACCACCAAGAATCTGAAGACCTTAATGCAGCTATTGGTCCCATTGAACCAGGTAACGGAAGCTCCTCTCGCAGGCCAAGAGGCCGGCCACCGGGTTCCAAAAACAGACCAAAACCGCCTGTAGTCATCACCAAAGAAAGTTCTAGTTGTCTTTGCAGCCATGTCCTGGAAATCGGCTCTGGTAGTGACATCACAGAAAGCATCGCCACTTTTGCACAACGCCGCCACCGTGGAGTTTCGATACTAAGCGGAAGTGGCATAGTGACTAATGTCACTCTTGGGCAACCTGCAGTACCTAGTGGAGTAATCAATCTGCATGGAAGATTCGAGATTTTATCGTTATCAGGTTCATTTCTTCCTGCTCCTTCACCTCCAGGAGCAACGAGGCTGACTGTGTATTTGGCTGGAGAGCAAGGGCAGGTGGTTGGAGGAACGGTGGCGGGGGCGCTGGTGGCAGCAGGACCGGTGATGGTGATTGCGGCAACATTTAGTAATGCTACTTTTGAGAGATTACCGCTGGAGGAACAAGAGCATGAAGGATCACAATTGCAGCAGCAAGTGAATTCAGGGACTAATAATAATAGCAATACTACTGCAGATGGGAGTGGCGAATCTTCTCAGCCAGCTGCAGGCGAGCATGATTCAATGGCTGTCTACAATTTGCCTCCTAATTTGATGCTAAATGGGCAAATACCACATGACGTTTTTTGGAGTCCACCTCCATCCTAG
- the LOC110618425 gene encoding thylakoid lumenal 15 kDa protein 1, chloroplastic, with protein MALLNVSLCTKIPPKPPLSFSSTKPLFLSLSRSSLKSQVAVSKHLLEDLAKTSLLAALSASLFFIDPALAFKGGGPYGAEVTRGQDLTGRDFSGKNLIKQDFKTSILRQANFKGAKLLGASFFDADLTGADLSDADLRGADFSLANVTKANLSNANLEGALATGNTSFRGSNITGADFTDVPLRDDQREYLCKVADGVNPTTGNATRDTLLCS; from the exons ATGGCTCTTCTCAACGTCTCACTCTGCACCAAAATCCCACCAAAACCCCCTCTCTCCTTCTCCTCCACTAAACCtctcttcctttctctttcCCGCTCTTCTCTCAAATCCCAA GTTGCTGTTAGCAAGCATCTGCTAGAAGATTTGGCTAAAACAAGCTTGCTTGCTGCCCTTtctgcttctctcttctttaTTGATCCCGCACTCGCATTTAAG GGTGGAGGCCCTTATGGTGCTGAAGTGACGAGGGGCCAAGATCTCACAGGCAGGGATTTTAGTggaaagaatttaattaaacaaGATTTTAAGACG TCCATATTACGACAAGCCAATTTCAAAGGAGCAAAGTTGTTGGGAGCTAGTTTCTTTGATGCTGATTTAACAG GCGCTGATCTTTCTGATGCTGACCTTAGAGGTGCTGATTTTTCATTGGCAAATGTGACAAAG GCAAATTTGAGCAATGCAAACTTAGAAGGTGCACTTGCTACTGGAAATACATCTTTTAGGGGTTCGAACATAACTGGAGCAG ATTTCACAGATGTGCCCTTGCGAGATGATCAAAGGGAATACCTGTGCAAAGTTGCAGATGG AGTGAATCCAACAACTGGAAATGCAACTCGTGATACATTGCTTTGCAGCTAA